A portion of the Choristoneura fumiferana chromosome 6, NRCan_CFum_1, whole genome shotgun sequence genome contains these proteins:
- the LOC141429173 gene encoding prostaglandin reductase 1-like translates to MVKQRKYVVKKYFQGVPKRDDFEVVETELPPITNGEILVKAEWLSVDPYQRAYNTRNPVPYDQFGYQVAVVLESKDPRYPEGSRIVSHRGWCDHSIINANDSSSPMNRIYKLPDLKGLPNSLGIGTVGMPGATAYFGLLELCQPKEGETVVVTGAAGAVGSIVGQIAKIKGCKVIGFAGSDDKIEWLEKELGFDKAFNYKTVDIVKALKEAAPQGVDCYFDNVGGEISSSIISLMNTYGRVAVCGSISAYNDATWPKATILQPSLVFKELKVEGFLVPRWISRWGEAFADLVKWSKSGQLKSREHVTEGFDNVYDAFIGMLAGDNTGKAVVKV, encoded by the coding sequence ATGGTGAAGCAAAGGAAATACGTTGTTAAAAAGTATTTCCAAGGTGTTCCGAAGCGAGACGACTTCGAAGTGGTAGAAACCGAGCTTCCTCCTATCACTAATGGAGAAATTCTCGTTAAAGCAGAGTGGCTAAGCGTGGATCCTTACCAGCGAGCCTACAATACTCGCAACCCAGTCCCGTACGACCAATTCGGATATCAAGTTGCGGTTGTACTGGAATCTAAAGACCCCCGATACCCAGAAGGCTCAAGGATCGTCTCTCACAGGGGCTGGTGTGACCACAGCATCATTAACGCCAATGATTCTTCCTCACCGATGAACAGAATTTACAAGCTCCCTGATTTGAAAGGTCTACCGAATTCTCTCGGCATTGGAACAGTTGGCATGCCAGGAGCGACTGCATACTTTGGTTTACTTGAACTCTGCCAGCCTAAAGAAGGTGAGACAGTGGTGGTAACGGGCGCCGCAGGAGCAGTGGGATCGATCGTGGGACAAATTGCGAAGATCAAAGGCTGCAAAGTCATCGGCTTTGCAGGATCCGACGATAAAATCGAATGGTTGGAGAAAGAGTTAGGTTTCGATAAAGCCTTCAACTATAAGACTGTGGACATTGTCAAAGCTCTGAAGGAAGCAGCGCCGCAAGGTGTGGATTGCTACTTTGACAACGTTGGTGGAGAAATAAGTTCCAGCATCATATCTCTAATGAATACGTACGGACGAGTCGCTGTATGCGGAAGCATTAGTGCGTACAATGATGCAACGTGGCCTAAGGCAACGATACTCCAGCCAAGCTTAGTATTTAAAGAGCTCAAAGTCGAAGGTTTTCTCGTACCACGGTGGATTTCGCGGTGGGGCGAAGCTTTCGCTGATTTGGTGAAGTGGTCAAAATCAGGCCAGTTGAAAAGCAGAGAGCATGTCACCGAGGGATTCGATAATGTATACGACGCTTTTATAGGAATGTTAGCTGGTGATAACACCGGGAAAGCGGTGGTCAAAGTGTAG
- the LOC141429174 gene encoding uncharacterized protein, with the protein MFNMANGDMPKEYKNVTFAKYRVPLVGPLIDYMDSSIEYLWKRTFARAEKLHVKSSRTRVSATFSAILCLMLGFLANVKMEVVTFDEQPLPNDLHFVLMSKDDNIYIDDIDVSRVMCCIEASDCLVLLISCLLVWNSSNVKSPLSEYLFLPWLGMTLRGLILRQVPTVTALIYTMSIVEGSVNPLFLTAFIFLFLLEARVCLEMIRAMRVRWERREHAAAVDGSTHYEIETLWSNDDVQSVEVHNYVY; encoded by the exons ATGTTTAACATGGCTAACGGGGATATGCCAAAGGAATACAAGAATGTGACGTTTGCGAAGTATAGGGTACCCTTAGTGGGGCCTCTTATCGATTACATGGATTCCAGCATCGAATACTTGTGGAAAAGAACGTTTGCCAGAGCTGAGAAACTTCATGTGAAATCGTCAAGAACGAGAGTTTCCGCTACTTTTTCAGCAATTTTATGTCTGATGCTTGGCTTCTTAGCAAATGTCAAGATGGAAGTCGTAACTTTTGACGAGCAACCGCTCCCCAACGATCTACATTTTGTGTTGATGAGTAAAGACGATAATATCTATATTGATGATATCGATGTCTCCC gcgTTATGTGTTGTATCGAAGCGTCCGACTGTCTTGTTCTTCTCATTAGCTGCTTGCTGGTTTGGAACTCATCAAATGTG AAGTCGCCACTCAGTGAATACTTGTTCCTGCCCTGGCTGGGGATGACTCTCCGAGGCTTGATCCTGCGTCAGGTGCCCACGGTAACGGCTCTCATCTACACCATGTCCATTGTCGAAGGGAGCGTCAATCCTCTATTCTTGACCGCTTTCATTTTCCTTTTCT TGCTAGAGGCGCGGGTGTGCCTGGAGATGATACGGGCGATGCGCGTGCGCTGGGAGCGTCGCGAGCACGCAGCCGCCGTCGACGGCTCCACCCACTACGAGATCGAAACGCTTTGGAGCAACGATGACGTGCAGAGCGTCGAAGTGCATAACTACGTTTACTAG